The window tactGTACGGGTTAGGGTTATGAAACCTTCAGGAGCCGACCTCCAGAACCTGGACCATCTTTTGCTCTCATCGTACTCTGAATCCAGCTCCATCTCTCTGCCTGTCGGTGCCGTTGTCGGCTccttgcagcaggaaggtccTGGATTCGGGTCGTGGTCTCCCTGTGCATCTCAGGGTCGTCTCCCTGTCGGTCCAGAAACGTTTGCGTTACGCTAACAGCTCACCCTACATGGTGTAAGCATGCGTGGTCGGGTATCTCTGCGTTTCCCTGTGATTCACTGGCACTTTATGAGGGTTTCATTATTGTTTCAGCAGAAGTCTTTGATTCAGCAATTtcttgctggaaaaaaaaaccccaaaccGTTTTCCCCCCTTCTGCCAGAGCTCAAACTGACGTCAAGCAGTTTCCTTTGGTTCTCGCACCTTGATTCATACCACAATGCATCAAAGTCAGCAATTATTTCAAAGTAAACAATATTAGCGTCAGATGGGTCAATTTTAACTACAGCACGATGCAAAAGTTTTAGGCAGCCTTGCAAACTAAGAGAAAATGCAAAGGGAGCGAACAAGAGAAAACCCTAAATCACATCAATAACTGGTGTTACTGCTCATTGCCTTCAACCCAGCTCCGATTCTTATAGCTACACTAGCAAAACGTCTGGGTTTGTGTGGGTCTGTCTGATCAACAGGTGCAGACGCTAATCAGCATCACCTGGAGGTTGAAGAAGTCGTTAACTGAAACAGAAACGGATTAAAACTGGgcgagcaggagcaggagcccAGCTCTGCTGCCAAGGTGAGGCTGAGGAGGACGGTTTCGTGTCTCGGATCAACCGCCACGGCGAGCCGGAGCAGAGGAACGAGACCCGAGGCGGTTCTACTGCCTCAGCAAGATCTCCGCCACGGAAATACTCAGCAGCAGTCTGCAGTTTCCACATGTGCTGTCAACGCTCTTTTGAGGAAGAGGCCTGTGGAGTATAGCAGTTGGTAGTTGttctgccttgcagcaagaaggtcctaggttcagatcctgctgagacattcaattcagttttatttatatagtgctaaTTTATGACACACGTCATCTCatgtctctttccaaagtcagactccatcagatcctgcaggttggtgagaaagtttcctctctaaggaaacccagcaggttgcatcaagtctctccaagcagcattcactcctcctgaaagagcgtagagccacagtggacagtcgtctgcattgttgatggctttgcagcaatccctcatactgagcatgcatgaagcgacagtggagaggaaaactcccctttaacagggaggagaacctccagcagaaccagaaccaggctcagtgtgaacgctcatctgcctccacccactggggcttagagaagacagagcagagacacagaaagctcagaagctcacattgacccaggagtactttctatgttagatggtaatagtggatgatctgcctcccctggatgatatCACAGCTAAAAGATCAGCGTTTATTGCTGGTTGTGATTGCTTGTGGGTAGAAGGTATTGCTTAGTCTGCTGGTTTTAGTCCAGGATGATCTGTAGCATCTTCTTGAGGGGAAGGGGGAGAAAAAGGGAGTGTCCAGGGTGGAAGGGGCGCTGGATGGTCCTGCTGGCCTTCAGCTCCAGTCTGTTTGTCTCAGAGCGGTACAATAATGAGTGTCTGCACGCGTCAGTGAAGCACGGCGGGGTTCCTGGCAGGTTTGGCTGGATTTCTGCAAATGGATTTGGAGACTTGGTCGGGATTAATGGTGTCCTCAGTGCTGCAACACTGGCGGACACTTAACCATCATGCAACACCATCAGGGAGGTGACTGACTGGCCCCAGACATACAGCCAAGGTAATCAGGAACCACCTTCAGCGTAAGGAAGCACAAGAACTCCTGGAGGTGATGGCATGGCCCCTACAGAGCCAACATCATCCAGCGTGTCTGGGATCAGACGAAGAGTCAGCAGGATCTGAGGAAGCCCAGAACCACAGAGGGTCTCTGGTTGGTTCTCCAAGACGCTTGGAGCAACCTACCAGCCGAGTTTCATCAGAAACCGTGTCCAAGGGAACCTAGAAGCGTCAAATGTTGGTTTGATTTGGATCTAGTTTCTGTTAATTCAATGCATATTTTGTTAATTGATGAAAATAAACCATTAATGCTTTTATTACATTCTTAGTTCACAGCATAAACTTTTGCACAGTTAATTTTTACAGTTGACCCGTTGTTCCTGTGATCAATCTGATGCTGTTTTAAATCAGTGAAGGTAAAGACTTTCCTCCATATTAAGCCCCGTTTTTTTGGAAGTTTGCTGTAATTTTGTCACCATTTCATGATATTTTAATCATTTCCTTCACCAGCCATGTTGATGCTCTGCATCAGGATGTGGCATATCAGCACTTTATCAGATTTCACACATTTCTTGCTTTAATCAGTAGgcttttttctttactgtgaCGTATGGTGTGAAGTATCATTTTCACGTTGATGCATCTGGGTGTGAATGACTCAGTCAATAACTGCTGCCATGGGCATTATTACTGGCACTGGTGGGGCAACTGTGATCCTCTCCTGGAAGGATTTCACTTTCTGCCATTAGTCAGCGCAAGATagttttggcttttttcttgttgttgctGCATTTATGCAAACGGGTCTTAATGTGTCCAACAGCACGAACTGGGAATTGGCATATTTTTGGTTTCTGATATCTTCAATGTTGTTTCTTGGAGGCAGACCAGAACTGCAGAAAGGCCAGTGCAGACGCCagaccctcctcttcctcagcttgGTTGGTTTTCCATTGCCTTGGAGTAAAAATGTATGAAAGTTCCTCAAAACAATGTGATTTTCCTCTAAATTCTCTGATGGACTTGTCTTCACTAATGTTGCCATCACAGAAGTGGAAATGAGCTTAGCCAAGGACACCGAGAGAACCCTGTACCAAACTAGGCTGCTGGTtgttgatcaagatgacttgaTAATTTACAGatctatatctaatcttcttttcctgtctaaaattcttgagaaagtagttgctaatcaagtatgtgaacatttacaaagtaatgacctacttgacgagtttcagtcaggcttcagagctcatcatagcactgaaacagctctggtgaaggtcactaatgatattctcatggcctcagataatggacttgtgtctatacttgtcctgttagatctcagtgctgcatttgatacagttgatcacaatattctcctacaaagacttgagcatactgtagggattaaggggaaagcattaggctggtttaaagcatatctgtctgacagattccagtttgtttgttaataataaatcttcttcaaactcggCAAGCAGGAAAATGGAACGGCGCGTAACCCCTGACAAAGgttttccaaaatgtttccTTGTCCGTTTGGTTCTGTATTCTGATGACAGTTCTTGATCCAGTTCTCTCTCAAGGATCTGACATCACGGTTTTCCAGCTTGGGTTTCCTCCCTCATCCTTCATGATCTCATATTTCCTCCAATTTCTTCCACATTTAATGATATTCAGTAGGGATGCACCGAATAAAAAACTGGGCCGATATCGATAtccgatattaatattgctATTATGTCCGAAAACCGATAATTAATGATGTGCGTGTCATTTACGTTTCTGGGATTATCAAATTTTGCACAGTTTTGTACCGACTGAAAACTATGCTATGCTAACTGAATTTTTAAATGTGGGTTATAGACTAGaccagtggttcccaaacttttttagccgcgCACCCTCTTCTGTGTAAGAACTGGGTTGATGAACCCCCTACCCCCCACACCttcataaaaaacaaagtgcaaCAAGCCTTTTTATAGCCATAATAAAGGTAGCATATACATATTAATCATGCTCAAATGACCAGAGAAcacataataacaaaaaatttaTTATTGGTATTTGTGAGAATGAATGAAGGAGAGGCCACAAGCTAGGTGCGCATACAGTACAAAGCGTAGAAGAAAACTTCTTCTATGCTTCATTTTTAGATGAAATATATAAGACTTCTTCCAAATTCGTACATTTTTCTTCTGAATACATtacttattaaaattatagtttttgatttgaatttttacaaaggaaatgtttatttacacgtctttattgTGCGGGAAAAGACACTGTAATTCTGTACACTTTTCATCTTGtgcaccccctagtggcgaCTGCCGCACCCCTGGTGCTGCTTTTCGTACGTTTTCTCTTGACACCATGGAAAATGACCACACTGCTGACTTTGCATCTCTGCTTCATCTAAAAACCCCACAATCCTGGCtgcaaaaaacacataaaccccacccacccacccctccTGAAACACTGGCATAAAGGGGAACTAAATGGAAATAAACACTGGTTGTTAATATGGACCCAGTTTTACTTATATGATGGATtccaatatgttaaaaaatgacaaacattGGCCGATACTGATGTTAATGCCGCTATATTGTGCATCCCTAATATTCAGCAcctaagagagagagaaacataCAAATCTCTACTCATGGTTCTTCAAGAATCAGAGGTGGTCTTCCGGCTGTAAAGCAACAGCGCCCATTTAGAATATCTGGAGTATTTTGTATGTtgaggtaaataagatcattgtAAAGTCCGGTCTGCTCTTTCTCTGCTGAAACCAGGAAAATCCCGAGTTGATCAGGTGTTCCCAACTTTACCCAATGAGACTTCGGTATTTTCTGGTACACAACTCATCTGAGCTCGTTTTAAAATTAGAGCACGCATCTTGCTTTCCTGTATGGGAAGTATGCTCTCATTTGGCCAGCCGGGGGATTACTTTCACTCTAATTAACCACTTACCAgaagaggaagtggctgagaccCCTGAGGGAAATACAGAAGTGTGGGCCTGCTTCAAGCTGGTTCCTGGTACGCTGTAGTAACATCCGACAAGTATTTTCTGTTCCTGATTCTAAGTGGGCTCAACCCTAACtgatgttaaaattatttttctgtgGTAGACAACTAAGCCTAAATTGCTTTAGCTGAACTAGATGTTACTTAATATCTGTATGAATAAACCATCTACTCCTCCTCTACTCCCCAGTAGTGGGCGGGGGAGTAGCACGGTGGAAAGATGATGTCAGAATTAGAAAAATGTCCTGTCATGAATTTGGTTTGCATCATTTTCGCTGCTGAATGTAAAATACTGTAGAAAATACCCACGACTGTAAAAATAGCTAAAACTCTGTTtagtgattcactaaagtgtaaaaaggtgtatCTGGGAAAGtttgactcttttgaatatTTGACTCTCCAGTACGAACTAGCTTCTTCAATGTTTACATGCCTCCTAAGTCCaaatcaaacttttaaaatttcagttttcacctttacaaccctgaagacagaggtgcaaaagaactgtCTGAAACACTTAAGAGATTGTGGTTTAATTCAACatgttaaaggtagagtctgtgatttttccagaagtttccccaagtgcCATTTTTTACCATCTTACCTGTTCTTGCTCTCCTCAGGGGGATATCGtggaaaaaatctcccaaacccactctggtcttatttctttctactgaggccttcctcttcttctcataaacatgaacacggttcgcttcttgcgactctgagccatgttcaaagtctacggtgatagcagtggagctacaatccACAGCTAtcactgaagctaaccgctaagctaattGCTAAGCTAAtgggatacataaacactagcaGTGCTGCATGCACAGCctgcaagcagaaactaacaaggaacgagcacgaaCAGTGGCGTTATgagagcgtgtcagaatgattggcctGTGGGACAGCCAATGGATAAAGGAGATAAACCCAGAACTAGAAGGACAGAGGAGACTGAGATCAGGACCACAACTctgaatgaattcaaaagtagtgtaaagagcacttttattttaatgttctgctgccatatgaacaaaagtgttgtaacatttgtagcacttatcagtaacacatatttagtgtaaagctcaacttaaacatgtaaaacaaaaaatagcaataataataaattaaagcttattgccactgacatggaattctctttatgaggaaaaaatctaccaaaaacaggcaatttctgaggtaacagctgggagcagcattaccattttatgttcaataccaaagtttaacttggcaatgctacaactaacttgtttctgtcatattcgttgctggaagaactttaaactgaaatgcttgctaactcgatatgcttgcgtttatttgacgttaacacgcggttttttgttgttgctttctcgcgcgcatatagtgaatggcagggaaaaaacaggcaaaaacacatggatactttgaaacgagaagcgacttcaccgacggtgtcgatgcagacccccgcccccagccccccccccccgctccgctccgcacaaaatttgttccgttcgccaactcaccgcctcgcctaagcaaattcctgcaggaaacaccgccttccgcatgtcggcttagtttttttccggccagcacctttcttactctgaatccgaggtttggctgacagcgaggttattggcgcattatcgccacctactgttctgattcaaacccctacaccgcagcaacagaccttcacaaaataaaagcatgtgagcaacatgcgttaatgcgcgttaaagaaaatatcgccgttaatagtctaatgagttaacgcgaaattaacgcattaacttgcccagccctatatTTTATACTTGATCATCACTTAAGgtctaaaacattttcaaggtcCATGTAtgatgttgccttatctgatcaattttctgttacctttgaaagcatcatttccagtgactcatttagccaaagggatgTCATAAGAAAACgtacctttaaggacaatgccacagaaacctttattcaagcttactctgctacttcaacttTGTCCTGTAATGCAATAGATGAACTaatagataactttcattctaaagtctcagacatcattgactgcattgctccagttaaagtgaaggttgtttctgggaagaaaaaatctccttggagaaatgctccagcagttagaggtgaaaaaagggaatgtcgaaaagctgaacgcaggtggagaaagaatagactccaggttcactataacatctataaagagagactttacagatataaatctttcttctctgagatcatcaacaaaaacattattaataCTCATGACTTATTTACCACCTTTGTCCATGGCTtatgaactccactccaccagggcctgcaatgaatttgccaacttctttactgagaaaatcataaagattagaggatcagtttctACGTCTAtatcaactccagaaccaaagctgtgtCCAACTACAATTgattttgacaaaatgtcccaattcagacaaataaactacaaacaAAAAGTGCAACTGTGTAGGTTGATttaacaaaatgtgcaaaatgtgcaTGTACAGTGATGttcaataaatattattattaaaaagtaatttgtttCAGTGACCCAGTTAACTAACACATTTTATAGATTCATTACTCATGGAcggatgttttaaagcccttatttctgttaataatggaaatgtttttgtaaatacGACATTTAGGGTTAGAATATTACAtccaactaataaaaaatacatacattttagtACAGAAATATGGGCTTtatataaaaagtatgtttaatatttgcttaaagttgctatttttaaaagcagataaaTGACAGCATTGTAaaccatattctaatttactgaatatgaccatgcataaaaaacagcagcaataaTGATTACAAAGAGATTTTATCAGTCAAATCATTCTATTAGGccaaagaaacacaaaacataGCTAAATATTAAAGAAGAGAACAGTAATTATGAAAAGAAGATGAGACATATGTTTTTTTGGTAACCTTTTGTTTCTGGTAATGGTCAAATaaatttatatatgtatacagtCAATGGTGCATAAATAGCTTTTATCATTCAGCGTTTTAGTGGCAAAAccacaatagtttttttttatttcacatttttattgtaaaactttaactttgaaatttaaatgtattctttAAATTTGCGTTGATGTGTTTTGTAATAATCAGCTCATCTCAGTATATCCACAGCTcgtatataaatgtataaaatagcTGCACCTTTTTCCAGCTGCTTTGCTGCTAACTTCTAAAgtttatatctttatttttgcCTGTGCAGCGGACAGAAATGACAGCAGATGCATTTGTGTTAAGATcaaattaacacaaaaataaacccaGAGAAGAAATCCCCAAACTAGTTAATTCAGCAAAAAAcccagaagtaaaaaaaaaaaatcaagatgccacaagatttaaatgtgtttttttttttccttctgcgTTCAGACGGGAAGAGAGCAAAGCGTTTCCGACACTCACTTCCTTATTCACGGCTTTAAAAACCCAGAGGCGACTTCATTCACTCACACTTCCATCCCACATCCTCACCGGTGCTGAGAAGCCAAAAACCTCTGAAGATGAACAAAGCTGTGATCCTCCTGGTCGCTCTGACCCTCTACTGCTGCATCCCTGAGCTGCATGGTGAGAAAATacttagatatatatatatatatatatatatatatatatatatatatatatatatatatatatatatatatatatatatatatatatatatattcatttaacatttttcatttcattcattgtATTCAAAGAAAACAAGCATTCTAAATTCCTGAATGAAAGGGAGCAGAAAGAAGATTAATCTTATGTTTTCTGACGGCTTTACCTAAAgcaatatatttacaaaaacactTAAATTACAAAATCATCTCTCCAGccgtatattttttttatttttagcttaaCTTGGCTTGTTTTTGTTGACATCTTTAAGGAagtttattgctttattttataattactGGTTTAGTTGTGGGCTGCACAGAGGCACCTTTGCAGAAAttaggtcctgggtttgaatcccagcctggggcctttctgcatggggtctccctgtgcatgggtgggttctctctgggtactccagcttcccctCTAGACGATGAATTGATTGCTTGGTtgacctttttttgtctttagaaaACATAATCTACATTTATTTAGTGTAGTTGCTGCCAAATGTGTGAATATCGGCAACATAAAGGtagaaactgaaacaaaaatcatcAGATTGTATCTGTGAAAACTGATAGTTAGGAACCACAAGCtaagataaaaatataattgttataattataataatgagTGGTGTATAATGGTTAGAAAGCAGGGCGCTTGTGTCCTGGAAAGGCTGCAGGTTCCtcggttcaaatcccacagactgccctTCTGGGTCCCTGTGCAAGAAGCTCAGGTCCAGATTgtgtgtaattaaaataaaaatgatttatttattcattttaaatgtgatttgtttTCCTGCAGCTTCTTCCAGGTCAGGATGTCGGTGCTTAAGATCGACGTCTTATCGAGTCGCCCCCAGCACCATCGCCAAGGTGGAGGTGACTCCTCCATCGGGACGGTGCCGCCACGCAGAAAGAGTGTAAGTCTGTTCGGACTCTAACTCAAACTAAAACGGGTCGACGGCTCTGACCTCCAGAACCGCCCCACCGGATGGGTTCAGACGCTGAAAAGTGATCATTTATTGTCATTTCCTGGGTTCAGCTTGTGAtgatgtttcttttcttttctctctctctcagcatcATCAGGAAGAACGGCTCCAAAGTTTGCATCAGCCCAAACGCCGAGTGGTTCCCAGAGTTTCTCAGCAAACTTGACCAGTAAGaataattttgtctttgtttctacaAACCTGAACACGTCACAGAAACCTACACAGTGTTTCACATGTAAACCCCTGCAGTTCCCCTGTTAGAACCACCAGACAACCTCTGAGTCCGGAGAGACAACATCTGTAGACTTCTCAGGATATTTTAAGGGAAGGGTGgatatttcagcacatttaataataataaaaaacacgtTTACTGCTTACTGATGTTCCAGGAGGTCTTCATGAGATGTAACAACAGATCTGAGTGCAGCTAATATTCCTGTTAGGTTCTGAAGCTGTAAACAGAGACAACTCCCATAAAGCCCAGACAATATTTAATCAAAGAAACCTTAAACTTTGTGGTGCTCAGCCTAAAACTAAAAAGCGGTCTGCTTTGTTTAGCCTCACAGGTTCATCCATAAATACTGTCCTCTGATTTTAGTGGTTTTAGGAGGATAAACGTAATAAAAACCCAGAGCACAGGCCCAGTAAATGTTTCCACTGCCGCAGGAAAAGCTTGACCATAGAAATCGGACCATCACATTcctgaaaacaatttaaatctcACATTTTCTTTGCCCTCTGTGTGAATTCACCGATATGTTGTTGTGTCCAAAGGATGGGTTGTCGCAAGGCAGGCGCCTCGTCTTGTATTCGCCGTCATTTAGTACGATAATGGTAATAACCTAACATTtgttctttaaacattttcccaTGCATGCCCTGTGTTTACCAGCGTATCCTTGCAAGCAGGGtctgaaattaacactcgccgggcgccaaatgcgagtaaattttaCGTTTTTTGGTGAATAAATACCAGAGGGCTAGCTAGTTGctacatggcgagtaaatgtttgcaccAGATAAGTCGTGTTTTTCAGTCACACTCCCTCATGTGACGAGAGAACAACAGCAGCTACGTCACGTACgtttgctaacagctagcgtttagcTTAGGCTAACTATGTAGCAGGATTATATGGAGATATTTAGCAGTCAGAATTAATATTTAGGCTGGTAAAAAATAGGtttggccggttgatttttacaacttggccggtgaatcaggaggttaatttcggacactgcttGCAAGGCAGTGGAGCGTAGAACTGGCGGTTCTCTCTTTATGCATGTCTGACCTGCAGGAAGCCGCCGTTAGCTCCTGACTTTAGCGGACGCCATGTTTCATTTCGGTCTTTTCTCCTCTGAATTACAGGGACTACGAAAACGTCAGTTCTACCACCGTCTCTGCACCGGCCTTCTGATCATCGTCCTGCCCTGGAAGCTACTTCGTCTAACCTCACGCCACTGATTTCGCTGAGCCACTGTTTGAtctagttttattgtttttttatttctatatttttatacGGATTCTTGTCATTGGTTGTACTCTTCACTTGTTATGACTGAAATGGACCTCCTGGATTGTGAAAAAGCTATTTGCTcatgtaatattttttaatgaataaataaaggagAGATGAAAAGAACccataaaaactgacattttatgACTGGGGGTTGTGATACAGGTGCTGCAGACTGTGTTGGGCTTCAGTTCTTATAAACTCCAGATGAATCCTCGTTTGTTTGAGcgaaagtaatttaaaaagccGCTTCATGGCTGAAGGACTTCCCTAAAAATCAGAGAAGGGTTCATAAATGGAACGGGTGAAATGGAATCTTGactgtgaacaaaacaaaggagatgattgtagatttcaggagaaacaggatcAGATCAAAACCAATTTccatcatgggagaagaagtggaggaggCTGAGGAATATAAATAGCACGGTATTTATAGACGCAACAGTGAAGCCGTCTACAAGAAAGGGACAAAGCAGACTGTATTTTTTGAGGAAGCTAAAATCCTtcaaggtttgcagcaagattcaatttcagttcaattcaattttatttatatagcggcaattcatgatacatatcatctaaaggctctttccaaagtcagactccatcagaacctccaggttggtgagaaagtttcctctctaaggaaacccagcaggttgcatcaagtctctccaagcagcattcactcctcctgaaagagcgtagagccacagtggacagtcgtctgcattgttgatggctttgcagcaatccctcatactgagcatgcatgaagcgacagtggagaggaaaacctccagcagaaccagaaccagaaccagtgtgaacgctcatctgcctcgacca of the Fundulus heteroclitus isolate FHET01 chromosome 12, MU-UCD_Fhet_4.1, whole genome shotgun sequence genome contains:
- the LOC105928180 gene encoding C-X-C motif chemokine 10 isoform X2 yields the protein MNKAVILLVALTLYCCIPELHASSRSGCRCLRSTSYRVAPSTIAKVEVTPPSGRCRHAERVIIRKNGSKVCISPNAEWFPEFLSKLDQDYENVSSTTVSAPAF
- the LOC105928180 gene encoding C-X-C motif chemokine 10 isoform X1 — encoded protein: MNKAVILLVALTLYCCIPELHASSRSGCRCLRSTSYRVAPSTIAKVEVTPPSGRCRHAERVIIRKNGSKVCISPNAEWFPEFLSKLDQMGCRKAGASSCIRRHLVR